Proteins encoded within one genomic window of Methanothrix harundinacea 6Ac:
- a CDS encoding cation diffusion facilitator family transporter — MMPKNRLRSEEEGHLTSRGFHLHAHGAADPALLAAERGILAVKVSFIALLATALVQVAIVLLSGSVALLADTVHNLGDAATAIPLWLAFRLGQRPPTDRFTYGYGRAEDLAGLAIVLVIVVSALFTGYEAAMRLFNPRPVGHLEAVILASLIGFAGNEAVALYRMRVGREINSAALVADGLHARADGLTSLAVLFGAFGVMAGHPRADPLVGLLIAGVILQIGWKSGRVVLTRLLDGVDPEVAIEVREAAAGAPGVEEVAEVRVRWLGMRLHAEINVVVDPDMTVERGHQVAEEVGHQLHHALPYVSRATVHVDPPRAPGDAYHRQAGRPGGPSGRRHR; from the coding sequence ATGATGCCGAAGAACCGCCTCCGCTCCGAAGAGGAGGGGCACCTCACCAGCCGAGGGTTCCACCTCCACGCTCACGGCGCCGCCGACCCCGCCCTCCTGGCGGCCGAGAGGGGGATTTTGGCCGTCAAGGTCTCCTTCATCGCCCTCCTGGCGACGGCCCTGGTCCAGGTGGCGATAGTCCTCCTCTCCGGGAGCGTCGCCCTCCTCGCCGACACCGTCCACAACCTCGGAGACGCGGCGACGGCCATCCCCCTATGGCTCGCCTTCCGGCTGGGCCAACGCCCCCCGACCGACCGGTTCACCTACGGTTACGGCCGGGCCGAGGACCTGGCGGGGCTCGCCATCGTCCTCGTCATCGTCGTGAGCGCCCTCTTCACCGGCTACGAGGCGGCGATGAGGCTCTTTAACCCCCGCCCCGTCGGCCACCTGGAGGCGGTGATCCTCGCCTCCCTCATCGGCTTTGCCGGCAACGAGGCGGTGGCCCTCTATCGGATGAGGGTGGGGAGGGAGATAAACAGCGCCGCCCTCGTCGCCGACGGCCTCCACGCCCGGGCCGACGGCCTGACGAGCCTGGCCGTCTTATTCGGCGCCTTCGGGGTCATGGCCGGCCACCCCCGGGCCGACCCCCTGGTGGGGCTTCTGATCGCCGGCGTCATACTCCAGATAGGCTGGAAGTCGGGGAGGGTCGTCCTGACCAGGCTCCTCGATGGGGTCGACCCAGAGGTCGCCATCGAGGTGAGGGAGGCGGCAGCCGGCGCCCCGGGGGTCGAGGAGGTGGCGGAGGTGAGGGTGAGGTGGCTGGGGATGAGGCTCCACGCCGAGATCAACGTCGTCGTCGACCCCGATATGACCGTCGAGAGGGGGCACCAGGTGGCCGAGGAGGTCGGCCATCAGCTCCACCACGCCCTCCCCTACGTCTCCAGGGCCACCGTCCACGTCGACCCGCCCCGGGCCCCCGGGGATGCCTATCATCGGCAGGCAGGCCGTCCCGGCGGGCCTTCCGGCCGCCGGCACCGCTGA
- a CDS encoding hydroxymethylglutaryl-CoA synthase family protein → MIDSPNSAVGIDDIAAAFPKLFISTTGEFARARGIEPAKLARGIGVEKMAVPDAHEDAATLAAASTLELMEKNDLRPAEVGKIYIGTESGVDEAKAIGTYVIGMLERVYGPGTFSECSTVEFKAACIGATHALESVACWLKAGDDGGGEDADGPGRRRGRVGIVVATDVARYELGSPGEYTQGAGSVALLIKRNPRILALDPVMGVYTRDENDFFRPVGMRCAVVNGKYSNQCYLAAMDGAFSSFQRRALSRGMIRIGEGGCLSDHLRQIIFHIPYPRMAEYAAASFFRREWRPLPRWQEVEEEIGAEPAAEEVGGEEGAKESADYQRRFSKSAKFLEAYERKVKPSTLISSAVGNIYTGSIYLGLASLLAQDLLTPGARIGLGSYGSGCSAAFFSGVVGEGVRSLARDRILKRLEDRVEIGLKDYQLLHDGTRQESVIPPAGEFALLRIGGDGYRHYDLVG, encoded by the coding sequence ATGATAGATTCGCCCAACTCTGCCGTCGGGATCGACGACATCGCCGCTGCCTTCCCAAAGCTCTTCATATCGACCACTGGCGAGTTTGCGAGGGCGAGGGGGATCGAGCCCGCTAAGCTTGCCCGGGGTATCGGGGTCGAGAAGATGGCCGTCCCCGACGCCCACGAGGACGCCGCCACCCTCGCCGCCGCCTCGACCCTGGAGCTTATGGAGAAGAACGACCTCCGCCCCGCCGAGGTGGGAAAGATATACATCGGCACCGAGTCGGGGGTCGATGAGGCGAAGGCGATCGGTACCTACGTCATCGGGATGCTGGAGCGGGTCTACGGCCCCGGCACCTTCTCGGAGTGCTCCACCGTCGAGTTCAAGGCCGCCTGCATCGGCGCCACTCACGCCCTGGAGAGCGTCGCCTGCTGGCTGAAGGCCGGAGACGATGGAGGAGGCGAAGACGCCGACGGGCCGGGGAGGAGGCGGGGGAGGGTGGGGATCGTGGTGGCGACGGACGTTGCCCGTTACGAGCTCGGCTCCCCCGGCGAGTACACCCAGGGGGCGGGCTCCGTCGCCCTTTTGATCAAAAGAAACCCGAGGATCCTCGCCCTCGACCCCGTCATGGGGGTCTATACTCGAGACGAGAACGACTTCTTCCGGCCCGTCGGGATGAGGTGCGCCGTCGTCAACGGGAAGTACAGCAACCAGTGCTACCTGGCGGCGATGGACGGAGCCTTCTCCTCCTTTCAGAGGAGAGCCCTTTCCCGGGGGATGATCCGCATAGGAGAAGGCGGGTGCTTATCAGACCACCTCCGCCAGATCATATTCCACATCCCCTACCCCCGGATGGCGGAGTACGCCGCCGCCTCGTTCTTCCGCCGGGAGTGGCGGCCCCTTCCCCGGTGGCAGGAGGTAGAGGAGGAGATCGGGGCCGAGCCGGCGGCCGAGGAGGTCGGAGGCGAAGAGGGGGCTAAGGAGTCGGCCGATTACCAGAGGAGGTTCTCGAAGTCGGCGAAGTTTCTGGAGGCGTACGAGAGGAAGGTCAAACCCTCGACCCTCATCTCCTCGGCCGTCGGAAACATCTACACCGGCTCGATCTACCTGGGCCTGGCGAGCCTCCTGGCGCAGGACCTCCTCACCCCGGGAGCGCGGATCGGCCTCGGCTCCTACGGGAGCGGCTGCTCTGCTGCCTTCTTCTCTGGGGTGGTCGGAGAGGGCGTCCGGTCCCTGGCCAGGGACCGCATCCTAAAACGGCTCGAGGATCGGGTGGAGATCGGCCTTAAGGATTACCAGCTCCTCCACGATGGCACGCGGCAGGAGAGCGTCATCCCCCCGGCGGGGGAGTTCGCCCTCCTCCGGATCGGCGGCGACGGGTACAGACACTACGATCTCGTCGGCTGA
- a CDS encoding methyltransferase family protein: protein MSPTDSALLLVLYLACFAAVHSLMASLPFKRRAAKILGRRMDPWYPAIFSASALVMIAPLVYLVYLFPGKILYIVPSPWRWAMVAGQLLAGLLSVRAFVDAPHRFKVPLQLLGPGAAGGEGLEPRGVYRWIRDPFLLSGFLIIWLTPFMTTNILILYVAVTLYLYLGSLHWERRLLAQFGDEYRSYQRRVPRAVPWRGRLRPEG, encoded by the coding sequence ATGTCCCCCACCGACTCCGCCCTCCTCCTCGTCCTCTACCTCGCCTGCTTCGCCGCCGTCCACAGCCTCATGGCCAGCCTCCCCTTCAAGAGGAGGGCCGCGAAGATCCTGGGAAGGCGGATGGACCCGTGGTATCCGGCGATCTTCTCGGCTTCCGCCTTGGTGATGATCGCGCCCCTGGTCTACCTCGTCTACCTCTTCCCCGGCAAGATCCTATACATCGTCCCCTCCCCCTGGCGGTGGGCGATGGTGGCAGGGCAGCTCCTGGCGGGGCTCCTCTCGGTCAGGGCCTTCGTCGACGCCCCCCACCGGTTCAAGGTGCCCCTCCAGCTTCTGGGGCCCGGGGCCGCCGGGGGGGAGGGCCTGGAGCCCAGGGGGGTCTACCGGTGGATAAGAGATCCGTTCCTCCTATCGGGCTTTCTGATCATCTGGCTGACCCCCTTCATGACGACGAACATCCTGATCCTATACGTCGCCGTCACCCTCTACCTCTACCTGGGGTCCCTCCACTGGGAGAGGAGGCTCCTCGCCCAGTTCGGGGACGAGTACCGCTCGTATCAGAGGCGGGTCCCGAGGGCCGTACCCTGGAGGGGAAGGCTCCGCCCCGAAGGTTGA
- a CDS encoding methyltransferase family protein, which produces MFTISTLILALYLVGFAALHSLLASLWAKGRARRALGDGAMRWYRLFFTLVAVATLLPLLRLFYLNPGEVLYSVPAPWRWGMVAGQGIAALAFAKTFLAAGPLQFLGIRPDDGGSKLIVRGLYCRTRNPLFLFALLVLWLTPIMTDNLLVLYLIATVYFILGSVHEERILAEKFGAAYLEYRDEVPRFIPSPRCRYPETAGQGPNRDRLDGDR; this is translated from the coding sequence ATGTTCACGATATCCACCCTCATCCTCGCCCTATACCTCGTCGGCTTTGCAGCCCTTCACAGCCTCCTCGCCAGCCTCTGGGCGAAGGGGAGGGCCCGCCGGGCCCTCGGCGACGGTGCCATGAGGTGGTACCGCCTCTTCTTCACCCTCGTCGCTGTCGCGACCCTCCTCCCCCTCCTCCGCCTCTTCTATCTAAATCCGGGGGAGGTCCTCTACTCCGTCCCCGCCCCCTGGCGGTGGGGGATGGTGGCGGGCCAGGGGATCGCCGCCCTCGCCTTCGCAAAGACCTTCCTTGCGGCAGGACCCCTCCAGTTTTTGGGAATCCGCCCCGATGACGGCGGAAGCAAACTCATCGTCCGGGGGTTATACTGCAGGACGAGAAACCCCCTCTTCCTCTTCGCCCTCCTCGTCCTCTGGCTCACCCCCATCATGACCGATAACCTCCTCGTCCTCTACCTCATCGCCACCGTCTACTTCATCCTCGGATCGGTCCACGAGGAGAGGATCCTCGCCGAGAAGTTCGGGGCGGCATACCTGGAATACCGGGATGAGGTGCCCAGGTTCATCCCCAGCCCCAGGTGCCGCTATCCCGAGACGGCGGGCCAGGGTCCGAACCGGGATCGCCTCGATGGTGATCGATAG
- a CDS encoding YbhB/YbcL family Raf kinase inhibitor-like protein: MRTLPLILAAWAILASVFGAASPLAASAADASDEAAEDPGRLDLQVALGFDIFPERYTCDGEDLSPPVEISGLEGSVASIAMILEDPDAPRGPFVHWLIWNLAPPVSIPEGISPLEEVAAPEALQGRNGFGSIGYRGPCPPPGDPHRYVLRVFALDSELDLPPGSGRSELEAAMEGRVLQSGKAAATYGG; encoded by the coding sequence GTGAGGACCCTTCCGCTCATCCTCGCCGCCTGGGCGATTCTGGCCTCGGTATTCGGGGCTGCGTCCCCTCTGGCGGCGTCTGCCGCAGACGCCTCCGACGAGGCGGCAGAAGATCCGGGCCGCCTCGACCTCCAAGTAGCCCTGGGCTTCGACATCTTCCCTGAAAGGTACACCTGCGACGGCGAGGACCTGTCCCCGCCGGTCGAGATCTCTGGCCTGGAAGGATCCGTGGCGTCTATCGCCATGATCCTGGAGGATCCGGACGCCCCCCGGGGGCCTTTCGTCCACTGGCTGATCTGGAACCTCGCGCCCCCGGTGTCGATCCCCGAGGGGATATCCCCCCTGGAAGAGGTCGCGGCGCCGGAGGCGCTCCAGGGGAGGAACGGCTTCGGGTCGATCGGCTACAGAGGCCCCTGTCCGCCGCCGGGGGACCCCCACAGGTACGTCCTGAGGGTCTTCGCTTTGGACTCCGAGCTCGACCTTCCGCCGGGCTCCGGGAGATCTGAGCTGGAGGCGGCGATGGAGGGTCGCGTCCTCCAGTCGGGCAAAGCCGCGGCCACCTATGGCGGGTGA
- a CDS encoding tetratricopeptide repeat protein — protein MDPILLALFALLLAAAVAAALAKRFILDNSDFWMAMGLILADRKRYDKAARCCERAVRIYPFYVHAWNNWGLSLYQLGRYEEALERLDEALTLNPDLGEGWHNKGLVLEGLGRVEEAEEAFERADRLGVG, from the coding sequence ATGGACCCAATCCTCCTCGCCCTCTTCGCCCTCCTCCTGGCGGCGGCGGTCGCCGCGGCCTTGGCGAAGAGGTTCATCCTCGATAACTCCGACTTCTGGATGGCCATGGGGCTGATCCTCGCCGACAGGAAGAGGTACGATAAGGCAGCCCGGTGCTGTGAGAGGGCTGTCAGGATCTACCCCTTCTACGTCCACGCCTGGAACAACTGGGGGCTCTCCCTCTACCAGCTCGGGAGGTACGAGGAGGCCCTCGAACGGCTCGACGAGGCCCTGACCCTCAACCCGGACCTGGGGGAGGGATGGCACAACAAGGGGCTCGTCCTCGAAGGGCTCGGTCGGGTGGAGGAGGCAGAGGAGGCCTTCGAGAGGGCCGATCG
- a CDS encoding class I adenylate-forming enzyme family protein — MSNPGNFRMGLSQAILHWGKYCRNKAAVISETRTITYNDLDKAVESLAQRLNAYEGSNKRIAIYQTDPIIFFISLISILRSNNVACIMNAELAIENIRSCVQDCDAKLLLVDEETSIISNSIIKELDIPNMTIYLSELDKIPAKASWSLPNPYDPWGIVYTSGTTSIPKGIILSHISIFCELMHWFIELEMTKKTRLYTSIPPYLTAGLVLASTSLMTGGTVVNFRNHSSEILSSYLKINNIDISFFSPSGLQEFISYIKSHHLRIYMGDKILIMGEPVPLGLKKETRDLLSVDIIESWGNSEGLGTITEASDVEIRPNSIGRPFLCDDNFIMDENNNKLPDNEIGRIAGKTNCAFSGYNKRYDLSSIYIIGDTIFSDDFGLRDEEGYFYIKDRMNNSFIRNNERIYTIELEHKIQKLSCVEQVEVVGLESEEGTVPAAVIRLKTNDIDKNILIDTINAGLSANQKIQYIKFIDKFPKSAVGENYKNKLKNLFIE; from the coding sequence ATGAGTAATCCGGGTAATTTTAGAATGGGTCTTTCGCAAGCAATTTTGCATTGGGGGAAATACTGCAGAAATAAAGCAGCGGTCATTTCTGAGACAAGAACTATAACATATAATGATCTAGATAAAGCTGTCGAATCCTTGGCTCAAAGGTTAAATGCCTATGAAGGTTCAAATAAGCGGATCGCTATCTATCAAACTGATCCTATAATTTTTTTTATTTCATTAATCTCCATATTACGCAGCAATAATGTAGCTTGTATCATGAATGCTGAACTGGCTATAGAAAATATTCGATCATGCGTTCAGGATTGTGATGCGAAATTATTATTGGTTGATGAAGAGACTTCAATAATCAGTAATAGCATCATCAAAGAGCTTGATATACCTAATATGACGATATATTTATCTGAATTAGATAAAATACCTGCTAAAGCAAGCTGGTCTTTACCAAATCCATATGATCCTTGGGGAATTGTTTATACATCTGGAACTACGAGCATTCCTAAAGGAATTATTCTATCACATATCTCAATTTTTTGTGAGTTGATGCATTGGTTCATCGAATTAGAGATGACAAAAAAAACTCGTTTGTACACCTCAATACCGCCTTATTTAACCGCAGGATTGGTTCTAGCTTCGACATCGCTAATGACGGGTGGAACGGTGGTAAATTTTCGAAATCATTCATCTGAAATTTTAAGCTCATATTTGAAAATAAATAATATCGATATTTCTTTCTTTTCGCCCAGCGGATTACAGGAATTTATTTCCTATATAAAGTCCCATCACCTGAGAATATATATGGGTGATAAGATACTAATAATGGGAGAACCTGTCCCACTTGGTTTAAAGAAAGAGACCAGAGATTTACTATCTGTGGATATCATTGAATCTTGGGGAAATTCGGAAGGATTAGGGACGATTACTGAAGCAAGCGACGTTGAAATTAGGCCAAATTCTATAGGAAGACCTTTCTTATGTGATGATAATTTCATAATGGATGAAAATAATAATAAGCTGCCAGACAACGAAATAGGACGCATAGCCGGAAAAACGAATTGCGCTTTTAGTGGCTACAATAAAAGATATGATCTAAGCTCAATATATATTATTGGCGATACTATTTTTTCCGATGATTTTGGACTCAGAGACGAAGAAGGATATTTCTATATCAAGGATAGAATGAATAATTCTTTCATCCGAAATAATGAAAGAATATACACTATTGAACTTGAACATAAGATCCAAAAATTGTCATGTGTTGAGCAAGTTGAAGTCGTTGGCTTAGAGTCTGAGGAAGGTACTGTACCGGCAGCCGTCATAAGATTAAAGACTAATGATATTGATAAGAATATATTGATTGATACTATAAATGCTGGATTAAGTGCAAATCAAAAGATTCAATACATAAAATTTATTGACAAATTTCCGAAAAGTGCAGTTGGAGAAAATTATAAAAATAAATTAAAAAATCTCTTCATAGAATAA
- a CDS encoding OsmC family protein, whose amino-acid sequence MTEELSFYNEVAWEGGAVGEVAFPSDHQIKVALPAEFGGVEGFPSPEDLFVAAANACVFTTTLAVAGRRNVRLRSYTSEAEGVLERLGDGREVTRIDIKVRVAADEDPSVLTEIFSEVADRVPVIRSMTSSVSIDFELVGP is encoded by the coding sequence ATGACCGAAGAGCTCTCTTTTTACAATGAGGTGGCCTGGGAAGGTGGGGCGGTGGGGGAGGTGGCCTTCCCCTCCGATCACCAGATAAAGGTCGCCCTACCGGCGGAGTTCGGCGGCGTCGAGGGGTTCCCGTCCCCGGAGGACCTCTTCGTCGCCGCCGCCAACGCCTGCGTCTTCACCACCACCCTCGCCGTCGCCGGGAGGAGGAACGTCCGACTCCGGTCCTACACCTCCGAGGCGGAAGGGGTCCTGGAGAGGCTGGGGGACGGGCGGGAGGTGACCAGGATCGATATAAAGGTCAGGGTCGCGGCGGATGAGGACCCCTCGGTCCTCACCGAGATCTTCTCGGAGGTGGCGGATAGGGTTCCTGTCATAAGGTCGATGACATCCTCGGTGAGCATCGATTTTGAGCTGGTGGGGCCGTGA
- a CDS encoding sirohydrochlorin cobaltochelatase encodes MSADEPPAIVLVAYGSLDLEARKTYERIRAVYRREFEAPAVDIAFTAGFIRRRLAGGEGTAVHSPLTALAKLHDAGYQDVVVQSLHVAPGSEFHELAALVSALGTVRGKLGFRSLSMGMPLLASGPDYDAVSKALAPEFDRTTAGGEGEGAASKRNPEETAVVLVGHGTAHPADAAYSRMARVLKRDHRNVFLGTIDGFPGLEDVMAEAKAADVRRVRLLPFLLVAGGHATKDLAGDDPESWKSAFEEAGFEVDLNLHGMGDTPRVVEILIEHTRQALERGLRGP; translated from the coding sequence TTGTCTGCCGATGAACCGCCCGCCATCGTCCTGGTGGCCTATGGGAGCCTCGACCTCGAAGCGAGGAAGACCTACGAAAGGATAAGAGCCGTATACAGACGTGAATTTGAAGCCCCGGCCGTCGACATCGCCTTCACCGCCGGCTTCATCCGCCGACGGCTCGCCGGAGGCGAGGGGACGGCGGTCCACAGCCCCCTGACGGCCCTCGCAAAGCTTCACGACGCCGGCTACCAGGACGTAGTCGTCCAGTCGCTGCACGTCGCCCCCGGATCGGAGTTTCATGAATTGGCGGCCCTCGTCTCCGCCCTGGGGACCGTCCGGGGGAAGCTCGGCTTCCGCAGTCTCTCCATGGGGATGCCGCTCCTGGCATCGGGGCCGGACTACGATGCGGTCTCAAAAGCCCTAGCCCCGGAGTTCGACCGGACCACCGCCGGGGGCGAGGGCGAGGGCGCGGCTTCGAAGCGTAACCCGGAGGAGACGGCCGTCGTCCTCGTCGGCCACGGGACCGCCCACCCCGCCGACGCCGCCTACTCCCGGATGGCGCGGGTTTTGAAGAGAGATCACAGGAACGTCTTTTTGGGGACGATCGACGGCTTTCCGGGGCTGGAGGATGTGATGGCCGAGGCGAAGGCGGCCGACGTCCGAAGGGTGAGGCTCCTTCCCTTCCTCCTGGTGGCTGGAGGCCACGCCACGAAAGACCTGGCCGGGGACGATCCCGAATCCTGGAAGAGCGCCTTCGAGGAGGCGGGATTCGAGGTCGATTTAAACCTACATGGGATGGGAGATACCCCCCGGGTGGTGGAGATCTTAATCGAGCACACAAGACAGGCTCTGGAGAGGGGCCTGAGGGGCCCATGA